In Flavobacterium gelatinilyticum, a genomic segment contains:
- a CDS encoding inositol oxygenase family protein — MKKHIDTDNPLNNLDEWEDDLLLRYPDPSESAPEKQKEEFRNYVDSERVETVKEFYRINHTYQTYDFVCSKEQEFLQFNKKEMSIWEAVDFLNTLVDDSDPDIDLDQTQHLLQTSEAIRADGHPDWFVLTGFIHDLGKILCLFGEPQWAVVGDTFPVGCAYSDKIVYSEFFKENPDYTDERFNTKFGVYTENCGLDNVKMSWGHDEYLYQIMKDYLPDPALYMIRYHSFYSQHKENAYAHLMNEKDIEMFDWVRKFNPYDLYTKAPVKPDVKALLPYYKELAAKYLPEKLKF; from the coding sequence ATGAAAAAGCATATAGACACAGACAATCCACTGAATAATTTAGATGAATGGGAAGATGATTTGTTACTGCGATATCCTGATCCTTCTGAAAGCGCACCCGAAAAGCAAAAAGAAGAATTCAGGAATTATGTAGATTCTGAAAGAGTAGAAACCGTTAAAGAGTTTTACAGAATAAATCATACTTACCAGACTTACGATTTTGTATGCAGTAAAGAACAGGAATTTCTGCAGTTTAATAAAAAAGAAATGTCAATCTGGGAAGCTGTCGATTTTTTGAACACACTTGTAGACGACAGCGACCCGGATATTGACTTAGACCAGACACAACATCTTTTACAGACATCAGAAGCCATTAGAGCAGACGGTCATCCGGACTGGTTCGTACTGACGGGATTTATTCATGATCTGGGTAAAATTTTATGTTTGTTTGGAGAACCGCAATGGGCTGTTGTAGGCGATACGTTTCCGGTTGGCTGTGCGTATTCAGATAAAATTGTGTATTCGGAATTCTTCAAAGAAAATCCGGATTATACAGACGAAAGATTCAATACCAAATTTGGTGTGTATACAGAAAACTGCGGACTCGACAATGTAAAAATGAGCTGGGGCCACGACGAATATCTGTATCAGATTATGAAAGATTATCTTCCTGATCCGGCTTTATACATGATTCGTTACCACTCGTTTTATTCACAGCATAAAGAAAATGCCTATGCTCATTTAATGAACGAAAAAGACATAGAAATGTTTGACTGGGTTAGAAAGTTCAATCCGTATGATTTGTATACCAAAGCACCTGTAAAACCGGATGTAAAAGCACTTCTTCCGTACTATAAAGAATTAGCAGCCAAATACCTGCCTGAAAAACTGAAGTTCTAA